A stretch of Streptomyces vietnamensis DNA encodes these proteins:
- a CDS encoding VOC family protein, which translates to MDIRALGYLRLETTTLDEWRRYALDVLGMVEATGTTEDTLCLRLDDRAYRIVIQAGESDRLLAAGWEVANSAALARAAEELEAAGVAVKAADPAELAERRVQGLIHVTDPGGNPLEIYWGQAQDHTALGTPYGNRFVTGTPAGEDFGLGHVVLPVPDIEAALDFYENLLGFQLRDSMKLPPQAVPTATEQRDFHWMHFLSPNRRHHSLGLYPGALPPGIVHFMVELETLDDVGRGLDRMQAAGIPIASSLGRHTNDRMVSFYAQAPGGFQVEYGWDGLVVDPATWVAKEITADSFWGHRWNG; encoded by the coding sequence ATGGACATCCGTGCTCTCGGATACCTCCGCCTGGAGACCACCACCCTGGACGAGTGGCGCCGCTACGCGCTCGACGTCCTCGGCATGGTGGAGGCGACCGGCACCACCGAGGACACCCTCTGCCTCCGCCTGGACGACCGCGCCTACCGCATCGTCATCCAGGCCGGCGAGAGCGACCGGCTCCTCGCGGCCGGCTGGGAGGTGGCGAACTCCGCCGCACTCGCCCGCGCCGCCGAGGAGCTGGAGGCCGCCGGCGTCGCCGTCAAGGCCGCCGACCCCGCCGAACTCGCCGAGCGCCGCGTCCAGGGCCTCATCCACGTCACGGACCCCGGCGGCAACCCGCTGGAGATCTACTGGGGCCAGGCCCAGGACCACACCGCGCTCGGCACCCCGTACGGCAACCGCTTCGTCACCGGGACCCCCGCAGGGGAGGACTTCGGCCTCGGCCACGTCGTGCTCCCGGTGCCGGACATCGAGGCCGCGCTCGACTTCTACGAGAACCTGCTCGGCTTCCAGCTGCGCGACTCGATGAAGCTGCCGCCGCAGGCCGTCCCGACCGCCACCGAGCAGCGGGACTTCCACTGGATGCACTTCCTGAGCCCCAACCGCCGCCACCACAGCCTCGGCCTCTACCCCGGCGCCCTGCCCCCCGGCATCGTGCACTTCATGGTGGAGCTGGAGACCCTCGACGACGTGGGCCGCGGTCTCGACCGCATGCAGGCCGCGGGCATCCCCATCGCGTCCAGCCTCGGCCGCCACACCAACGACCGCATGGTGTCCTTCTACGCCCAGGCCCCCGGCGGCTTCCAGGTCGAGTACGGCTGGGACGGCCTCGTCGTCGACCCCGCCACCTGGGTCGCGAAGGAGATCACCGCCGACAGCTTCTGGGGCCACCGGTGGAACGGCTGA
- a CDS encoding flavin reductase family protein: MERLIPPSEFRDVLGRFASGITVVATLDADTLEPVGFACQSFASLSLDPPLVMLAVGKNSTSWPRIERSGRFCVNILAEDQQATCAALGRSGPDKFAGVPWSTGEHGTVRIDGALAHVECELDAVYEAGDHHLVTAQVVALDAGEDGRPLLFFRSRYAVGAF; this comes from the coding sequence GTGGAACGGCTGATCCCGCCGTCCGAGTTCCGGGACGTCCTCGGCCGCTTCGCCAGCGGCATCACGGTCGTGGCGACGCTCGACGCCGACACCCTGGAACCGGTCGGATTCGCCTGCCAGTCCTTCGCCTCGCTCTCCCTCGACCCCCCGCTGGTCATGCTGGCCGTCGGCAAGAACTCCACCAGCTGGCCGAGGATCGAGCGGTCGGGCCGCTTCTGCGTCAACATCCTGGCCGAGGACCAGCAGGCCACCTGCGCCGCCCTCGGCCGCAGCGGCCCCGACAAGTTCGCCGGGGTGCCCTGGAGCACCGGCGAGCACGGCACCGTGCGCATCGACGGAGCCCTCGCCCACGTGGAGTGCGAGCTGGACGCCGTGTACGAGGCCGGGGACCACCACTTGGTCACGGCACAGGTGGTGGCGCTCGACGCCGGCGAGGACGGCCGGCCGCTGCTGTTCTTCCGCAGCCGCTACGCCGTGGGCGCGTTCTGA
- a CDS encoding MaoC/PaaZ C-terminal domain-containing protein encodes MPLDVEKALSAPPVRTEVGWDERDVRLYHLALGAGVPETDPRELRYAYEGHERGLQVLPTFGVVAGGTGGVGFQVFDLPGVDIDLAKVLHGGQEITVHRPLPAAARATAVTRAVAVHDKGKAAVIVQESTLIGEDDEPLITQRNQIFVHGEGGFGGDRGPSERLPAPDREPDLVAEVPTLRQQALLYRLTGDWNPLHADPATARRAGHDRPILHGLCSFGMAVKAVTDRLLDGDASAVTGCRTRFAGVFFPGETLRLRVWKTPDGYRLTATAADREDAPVLTDARITAR; translated from the coding sequence ATGCCCCTCGACGTCGAGAAGGCGCTCTCCGCGCCGCCGGTGCGCACCGAGGTCGGGTGGGACGAGCGCGACGTACGGCTCTACCACCTGGCGCTCGGCGCCGGCGTCCCCGAGACCGACCCGCGCGAACTGCGTTACGCGTACGAGGGACACGAGCGGGGCCTCCAGGTCCTGCCCACCTTCGGCGTCGTCGCGGGCGGCACCGGCGGTGTCGGCTTCCAGGTCTTCGACCTGCCGGGCGTCGACATCGACCTGGCGAAGGTGCTGCACGGCGGCCAGGAGATCACCGTGCACCGCCCGCTGCCCGCCGCCGCACGGGCGACCGCGGTCACCCGGGCCGTGGCCGTGCACGACAAGGGCAAGGCCGCCGTCATCGTCCAGGAGTCCACCCTCATCGGCGAGGACGACGAGCCGCTGATCACCCAGCGGAACCAGATCTTCGTCCACGGGGAGGGCGGCTTCGGCGGCGACCGCGGTCCCTCCGAGCGCCTCCCCGCACCCGACCGGGAACCCGATCTGGTGGCCGAGGTCCCGACGCTCCGTCAGCAGGCCCTGCTCTACCGGCTCACCGGGGACTGGAACCCGCTGCACGCCGACCCGGCCACCGCCCGCCGCGCGGGCCACGACCGCCCCATCCTGCACGGACTCTGCTCCTTCGGGATGGCGGTCAAGGCGGTCACCGACCGGCTGCTCGACGGCGACGCGAGCGCGGTCACCGGCTGCCGCACCCGCTTCGCCGGGGTCTTCTTCCCCGGCGAGACCCTGCGGCTGCGGGTCTGGAAGACCCCCGACGGCTACCGGCTGACGGCCACGGCCGCGGACCGCGAGGACGCGCCGGTCCTCACCGACGCGCGGATCACCGCGCGATGA
- a CDS encoding FAD-dependent oxidoreductase: MNDQWDHTYDVVVVGSGAAGMAAAITARLRGLTALVLEKTDVYGGSTALSGGAIWVPDNFHLDEAGLGDTPEKARAYLDATVGDRVTAERKDAYVTHGPRMVREFHDRTDVRFVYTPGYSDYYPERLGGYPQGRSIEPQVFDFKKLGPEQRATMRRAGLPTYGLTITSKDFRQLNMVARTWAGRRTALKVGAQAVGAKLTGREPLSLGEALIARMRHSLDALGADLWLSAPMTGLVEEDGRVTGVRITRNGRELTVRAKGGVVLASGGFSHDQRLREKHLPSPTSTEWSSAAEGQTGDALEPAAALGAATDLMDKVWGAPSVVPPEGKPFFLVADRGVPGMVIVNAAGERYANEAAPYHEFVDAMYANDRPGASTVPSWLILDATSRARYIFMGLFPGQAFPKPWLESGFIKKAATVEELAARIDVAPERLRATVDRFNGFARAGRDEDFHRGDSVYDRYYGDPTLPNPNLAPLEKGPYYAIPVHPGDIGTKGGLVTDATARVLREDGSPVDGLYASGNVSSAVMGETYPGPGATIGPAMTFSWLAVDDIARTRSAEAR, translated from the coding sequence ATGAACGACCAGTGGGACCACACGTACGACGTGGTGGTCGTCGGCTCCGGCGCCGCCGGCATGGCCGCGGCCATCACCGCCCGGCTGCGCGGCCTGACCGCCCTGGTGCTGGAGAAGACCGACGTCTACGGCGGCTCGACCGCCCTGTCCGGCGGCGCGATCTGGGTCCCGGACAACTTCCACCTGGACGAGGCCGGGCTCGGCGACACCCCCGAGAAGGCCCGCGCCTACCTGGACGCCACGGTCGGCGACCGGGTCACCGCCGAGCGCAAGGACGCCTACGTCACCCACGGACCGCGGATGGTACGGGAGTTCCACGATCGCACGGACGTGCGCTTCGTCTACACCCCCGGCTACTCCGACTACTACCCCGAGCGGCTCGGCGGCTACCCGCAGGGCCGCTCGATCGAACCGCAGGTCTTCGACTTCAAGAAGCTCGGCCCCGAGCAGCGCGCCACCATGCGCCGCGCCGGGCTGCCCACGTACGGCCTCACCATCACCTCCAAGGACTTCCGGCAGCTGAACATGGTGGCGCGCACCTGGGCCGGCCGCCGCACCGCGCTCAAGGTCGGTGCCCAGGCGGTCGGGGCGAAGCTCACCGGCAGGGAACCGCTCTCCCTCGGCGAGGCGCTGATCGCCCGCATGCGGCACTCGCTCGACGCCCTCGGCGCGGACCTGTGGCTCTCCGCCCCGATGACCGGCCTCGTCGAGGAGGACGGCCGGGTCACCGGCGTCCGGATCACCAGGAACGGCCGTGAGCTCACGGTCCGGGCGAAGGGCGGTGTCGTCCTCGCCTCCGGAGGCTTCTCCCACGACCAGCGGCTCCGCGAGAAGCACCTGCCGTCGCCCACCTCCACCGAGTGGAGCTCCGCCGCAGAGGGCCAGACCGGCGACGCCCTGGAGCCGGCCGCGGCCCTCGGCGCCGCCACCGACCTGATGGACAAGGTCTGGGGCGCGCCGTCGGTGGTGCCCCCCGAGGGGAAGCCGTTCTTCCTCGTCGCCGACCGCGGCGTTCCCGGCATGGTGATCGTCAACGCGGCGGGGGAGCGCTACGCCAACGAGGCCGCCCCGTACCACGAGTTCGTCGATGCCATGTACGCCAACGACAGGCCCGGGGCGAGCACCGTGCCGTCCTGGCTGATCCTCGACGCCACCTCCAGGGCCCGCTACATCTTCATGGGCCTGTTCCCGGGCCAGGCGTTCCCCAAGCCGTGGCTGGAGAGCGGCTTCATCAAGAAGGCCGCGACCGTCGAGGAGCTGGCCGCGCGCATCGACGTCGCCCCGGAGCGGCTTCGTGCCACCGTGGACCGGTTCAACGGCTTCGCCCGCGCGGGCCGTGACGAGGACTTCCACCGCGGCGACAGCGTCTACGACCGCTACTACGGCGACCCGACGCTGCCCAATCCCAACCTGGCGCCGCTCGAGAAGGGCCCGTACTACGCGATCCCCGTCCACCCGGGCGACATCGGCACCAAGGGCGGCCTGGTCACCGACGCCACGGCCCGCGTGCTGCGGGAGGACGGCAGCCCCGTCGACGGCCTGTACGCCTCCGGCAACGTCTCGTCCGCCGTCATGGGCGAGACCTACCCGGGCCCCGGCGCGACCATAGGCCCCGCCATGACCTTCAGCTGGCTCGCGGTCGACGACATCGCCCGTACGCGCTCCGCCGAGGCGCGGTGA
- a CDS encoding glucose 1-dehydrogenase — MTDLRGRTVIITGGARGIGAEAGRAAVEAGARVVLTDVREEEGRAAAEQLGGHARFLRHDVTSEEDWREVVDFTVDAFGRVDGLVNNAGISGGSHLLEEQTAEAFRQVLDINLTGVFLGMRAVIPAMRENGGGSIVNISSAAGLMGLARTAGYGAAKWGVRGLTKLGAVELGADRIRVNSVHPGMIHTPMTAHVGIERGEGKYPDTPMGRVGEPREIARAVAFLLSDAASYVTGAELAVDGGWTTGPTLRPTEEPTEEPTEEPTEENR; from the coding sequence GTGACGGATCTGCGGGGCCGGACGGTGATCATCACCGGCGGGGCGCGGGGGATCGGCGCGGAGGCCGGACGGGCGGCCGTCGAGGCGGGCGCCCGGGTCGTCCTCACCGACGTACGGGAGGAGGAGGGGCGGGCCGCGGCCGAGCAGCTCGGCGGCCACGCCCGCTTCCTCCGCCACGACGTCACCTCCGAGGAGGACTGGCGCGAGGTCGTCGACTTCACGGTCGACGCCTTCGGCCGGGTGGACGGCCTGGTCAACAACGCCGGGATCTCCGGCGGTTCGCACCTCCTGGAGGAGCAGACGGCCGAGGCGTTCCGGCAGGTCCTCGACATCAACCTCACCGGCGTCTTCCTCGGCATGCGGGCCGTGATCCCGGCTATGCGGGAGAACGGCGGCGGCTCCATCGTCAACATCTCCTCCGCCGCCGGCCTCATGGGCCTGGCCAGGACCGCCGGTTACGGCGCGGCCAAGTGGGGCGTGCGCGGGCTCACCAAGCTCGGCGCGGTCGAACTCGGAGCCGACCGGATCCGCGTCAACTCCGTACACCCTGGCATGATCCACACCCCGATGACCGCGCACGTCGGTATCGAGCGGGGCGAGGGGAAGTACCCCGACACACCGATGGGCCGGGTCGGCGAGCCCCGGGAGATCGCGCGGGCGGTCGCCTTCCTGCTCTCGGACGCCGCCTCGTACGTCACCGGCGCCGAACTGGCCGTCGACGGCGGGTGGACGACCGGCCCGACCCTCCGACCCACCGAGGAACCGACCGAGGAACCGACCGAGGAACCGACCGAGGAGAACCGCTGA
- a CDS encoding glucose 1-dehydrogenase, with protein sequence MPVDLTGKVALVTGAARGMGEAEARLFAALGAKVVLTDVLEAEGEATAASLGAAARFVRHDVTDEQSWAAAVAAAQDAFGRLDVLVNNAAIYSASPITEEDPARLEAILRVNLIGPFLGIRAVAGAMRESGGGSIVNISSQAGLQGIWGHGAYGAAKWGLRGLTKTAALELGPDGIRVNSVHPGAITTAMTAHLGTKEHPAAPLGRVGEPEEVARLVAFLASDDSSYLSGAELAVDGGASAGRMPLLTPKGTDA encoded by the coding sequence ATGCCCGTCGATCTGACAGGAAAGGTCGCGCTGGTCACCGGCGCGGCTCGCGGCATGGGCGAGGCCGAGGCCCGCCTGTTCGCCGCCCTCGGGGCGAAGGTCGTCCTCACCGACGTCCTGGAGGCGGAGGGAGAGGCGACGGCCGCCTCCCTCGGCGCCGCCGCCCGCTTCGTACGCCACGACGTGACCGACGAGCAGTCCTGGGCGGCCGCCGTGGCCGCCGCCCAGGACGCCTTCGGCCGGCTCGACGTCCTCGTCAACAACGCCGCGATCTACTCCGCCTCGCCCATCACCGAGGAGGACCCGGCCCGCCTGGAGGCGATCCTCCGCGTCAACCTGATCGGCCCCTTCCTCGGCATCCGCGCCGTCGCGGGGGCGATGCGGGAGAGCGGCGGCGGCTCCATCGTCAACATCTCCTCGCAGGCCGGCCTCCAGGGCATCTGGGGCCACGGCGCGTACGGAGCCGCGAAGTGGGGGCTGCGCGGTCTGACCAAGACGGCCGCGCTCGAACTCGGTCCGGACGGCATCCGGGTCAACTCCGTCCATCCGGGGGCCATCACCACCGCGATGACCGCCCACCTGGGCACCAAGGAACATCCCGCCGCGCCGCTCGGACGGGTGGGGGAGCCCGAGGAGGTCGCCCGTCTCGTCGCCTTCCTCGCCTCCGACGACTCCTCCTACCTCTCCGGCGCCGAACTCGCCGTCGACGGCGGCGCGTCGGCCGGCCGCATGCCGCTCCTCACCCCGAAAGGAACGGACGCGTGA
- a CDS encoding alpha/beta hydrolase → MNRPDPDVQAVIDLATAGFPPLATEMTDIAEVRAFFAARPRPAVPPPPVARVADEDADGVPVRVYDPAVHEAAPVIVFCHGGGFVLCDLDSHDPFCRALARATEAIVVSVDYRRAPEHPFPAAPEDAYTALLWAARTFPGRRIAVAGDSAGANLATVLTLLSRDRGGPEIACQALYYPMLDPTRSRPSHRENARGYFLTADHLRWYWDGYLQNPVDRTSPYAAPLAGADLSGLPPAQLVTAGFDPLRDDGLAYAEALTAAGVPVQARHHAGMFHGFLSMAGALPAAAEARETAFAALREALAAR, encoded by the coding sequence GTGAACCGACCCGACCCCGACGTCCAGGCCGTCATCGACCTGGCCACCGCCGGCTTCCCGCCGCTGGCGACGGAGATGACGGACATCGCCGAGGTGCGCGCCTTCTTCGCCGCCCGCCCCCGGCCCGCCGTCCCCCCGCCCCCCGTCGCCCGCGTGGCGGACGAGGACGCCGACGGCGTGCCCGTACGCGTCTACGACCCGGCCGTCCACGAGGCCGCCCCCGTGATCGTGTTCTGCCACGGGGGCGGCTTCGTCCTCTGCGACCTCGACAGCCACGACCCCTTCTGCCGCGCCCTCGCCCGCGCCACGGAGGCGATCGTCGTCTCCGTCGACTACCGCCGCGCCCCCGAACACCCCTTCCCCGCCGCCCCCGAGGACGCCTACACGGCCCTCCTCTGGGCGGCGAGGACCTTCCCGGGCCGCCGGATCGCCGTCGCCGGGGACAGCGCGGGCGCCAACCTCGCCACCGTCCTCACCCTGCTCTCCCGCGACCGGGGCGGCCCCGAGATCGCCTGCCAGGCGCTGTACTACCCGATGCTCGACCCCACCCGCTCCCGCCCCTCGCACCGCGAGAACGCCCGGGGCTACTTCCTCACCGCCGACCACCTGCGCTGGTACTGGGACGGCTACCTGCAGAACCCCGTGGACCGCACCAGCCCCTACGCGGCCCCGCTCGCCGGCGCCGACCTGTCCGGACTCCCGCCGGCCCAGCTCGTCACCGCCGGCTTCGACCCGCTCCGGGACGACGGCCTGGCGTACGCGGAAGCCCTGACCGCCGCGGGGGTCCCGGTGCAGGCCCGCCACCACGCCGGGATGTTCCACGGCTTCCTCTCCATGGCGGGCGCCCTGCCCGCGGCCGCCGAGGCCCGCGAGACCGCCTTCGCCGCCCTGCGCGAGGCCCTTGCCGCGCGCTGA
- a CDS encoding flavin-containing monooxygenase — translation MNDSKIQSVDAVDVVVIGAGVTGLYAVHRLRGLGFSVRGFERGDDVGGVWYWNRYPGARCDVESVDYSYSFDEELQQEWDWSEKYAAQPEIIRYLRHVADRFDLRRSYTFSTSVTSAELDEETLRWTVRTDGGEVVSARFCVFAVGCLSSTHMPDIPGAGEFAGATYHTGAWPHEGVDFGGLRVGVIGTGSSGIQAIPLIAEQAAHLTVFQRSANFSIPAGNRPLDEETRRRQKAGYAERRRLSRLSGGGSPHAAHPSATFEVSAEERRAAFEERWELGGVLYSKTFPDQLTDLAANEEARAFWEEKVRALIEDPATADLLVPTDHPIGTKRIVTDSHYYETFNRDDVRLVSLRENPIERIDAAGIVLADGTRVELDAIVFATGFDAMTGAIDRVDVRGRGGRPLKEVWSGGPRTYLGLGVDGFPNLFNLTSAGSPSVMANVVLCAEQHGDWLADCLRHLDEHGYRAIEASAEAVEQWVAQCRDRAAATLFPAANSWYLGANIPGKPRVFMPFIGGFGVYGEIITDVAASGYKGFELIRG, via the coding sequence GTGAACGACAGCAAGATCCAGTCCGTCGATGCCGTCGATGTCGTCGTCATCGGCGCGGGCGTCACCGGTCTGTACGCCGTGCACAGGCTGCGCGGTCTCGGCTTCAGCGTGCGCGGCTTCGAGCGCGGGGACGACGTGGGCGGCGTCTGGTACTGGAACCGCTACCCCGGCGCCCGCTGCGACGTGGAGTCCGTGGACTACTCGTACTCCTTCGACGAGGAGCTGCAGCAGGAGTGGGACTGGAGCGAGAAGTACGCCGCCCAGCCGGAGATCATCCGCTATCTGCGCCATGTCGCCGACCGCTTCGACCTGCGCCGCAGCTACACCTTCTCCACCTCGGTGACCTCGGCCGAGCTGGACGAGGAGACGCTGCGCTGGACGGTCCGCACGGACGGCGGCGAGGTGGTGTCGGCCCGGTTCTGCGTGTTCGCCGTCGGCTGCCTCTCCAGCACCCACATGCCGGACATCCCGGGGGCCGGGGAGTTCGCGGGAGCCACGTACCACACCGGCGCCTGGCCGCACGAGGGCGTGGACTTCGGCGGGCTGCGCGTCGGTGTGATCGGCACCGGCTCCTCCGGCATCCAGGCCATCCCGCTGATCGCCGAGCAGGCGGCGCACCTGACCGTCTTCCAGCGCAGCGCCAACTTCAGCATCCCGGCGGGCAACAGGCCCCTGGACGAGGAGACGCGCCGCCGGCAGAAGGCCGGCTACGCCGAGCGGCGGCGGCTTTCGCGGCTCAGCGGCGGCGGCTCGCCCCACGCGGCGCACCCGTCGGCGACGTTCGAGGTGTCCGCCGAGGAGCGGCGGGCCGCGTTCGAGGAGCGCTGGGAGCTGGGCGGCGTCCTGTACTCGAAGACCTTCCCCGACCAGCTGACCGACCTCGCGGCGAACGAGGAGGCGCGCGCGTTCTGGGAGGAGAAGGTCCGCGCCCTCATCGAGGACCCGGCCACCGCCGACCTCCTCGTCCCCACGGACCATCCGATCGGCACCAAGCGGATCGTCACCGACTCGCACTACTACGAGACGTTCAACCGCGACGACGTGCGTCTCGTGAGCCTGCGGGAGAACCCGATCGAGCGGATCGACGCCGCCGGGATCGTGCTTGCCGACGGCACCCGGGTGGAGCTCGACGCGATCGTGTTCGCGACCGGTTTCGACGCGATGACCGGCGCGATCGACCGGGTGGACGTCCGGGGGCGGGGCGGCCGGCCCCTGAAGGAGGTCTGGAGCGGGGGTCCTCGCACCTATCTGGGCCTGGGCGTCGACGGCTTCCCGAACCTGTTCAACCTCACGAGCGCCGGCAGCCCGTCCGTCATGGCCAACGTCGTGCTCTGCGCCGAGCAGCACGGCGACTGGCTCGCCGACTGCCTGCGCCATCTGGACGAGCACGGCTACCGCGCGATCGAGGCGAGCGCGGAGGCCGTCGAGCAGTGGGTCGCGCAGTGCCGCGACCGGGCGGCGGCGACGCTGTTCCCGGCGGCGAACTCCTGGTACCTGGGGGCCAACATCCCGGGCAAGCCGCGGGTGTTCATGCCGTTCATCGGTGGCTTCGGGGTGTACGGGGAGATCATCACGGACGTCGCGGCCTCGGGGTACAAGGGGTTCGAGCTGATACGCGGCTGA
- a CDS encoding FadD3 family acyl-CoA ligase — translation MRGAQTIAGLADWAAERYGDEEALVFGEERWTFAELRDRVDRVARAVIAQGVRPGDPVAVWAPNSARWVVAALGAVAAGGVLVPVNTRYKAAEAADILRRSRTRLLFTEHDFLGTDYRALLAASGEELPLLERTVTLHSADWSDFLAGADRVTGEDRLARTAAVRPDDTADVLFTSGTTGRPKGVPTTHGQNLRVYDAWARTVTLRRGDRYLLVNPFFHTFGYKAGVLACLLHGATIVPERVFDADAVLARMQDERISVLTGAPTVFTSLIHHPERAAYDLSAMRMAVTGAANIPTALIEEIRTSLGARSVNTAYGLTESSGVVAICPPHESPETLARTSGTALEGTELRVDAPPGEPGEILTRGYHVMHGYLDDPEATARAVDADGWLHTGDVGVLDERGFLRITDRLKDMFVVGGFNVYPAEVEQVLRGHPAVLDAAVVGAPDARLGEVGVAYCVPASGAPIDAAELTSYTRERLANFKVPRAFHALPALPHNAAGKVDKKALRRSAGTTTR, via the coding sequence ATGAGGGGCGCGCAGACCATCGCCGGGCTCGCGGACTGGGCCGCCGAGCGGTACGGGGATGAGGAGGCCCTCGTCTTCGGCGAGGAGCGCTGGACGTTCGCGGAGTTGCGCGACCGGGTCGACCGGGTGGCGCGCGCGGTGATCGCGCAAGGGGTGCGCCCGGGTGACCCGGTCGCCGTGTGGGCGCCCAACAGCGCCCGCTGGGTGGTGGCCGCGCTCGGCGCGGTGGCGGCCGGCGGGGTCCTCGTCCCGGTGAACACCCGCTACAAGGCGGCCGAGGCCGCCGACATCCTGCGCCGCTCCCGCACCCGTCTCCTTTTCACCGAGCACGACTTCCTGGGTACGGACTACCGGGCGCTGCTCGCGGCCTCGGGGGAGGAACTCCCGCTCCTGGAGCGGACGGTGACCCTGCACTCCGCGGACTGGTCGGACTTCCTCGCGGGCGCGGACCGGGTGACCGGAGAGGACCGGCTCGCCCGTACCGCCGCCGTGCGCCCCGACGACACCGCCGACGTCCTCTTCACCTCCGGCACCACCGGCCGCCCCAAGGGCGTGCCCACCACCCACGGCCAGAACCTGCGCGTGTACGACGCCTGGGCCCGTACGGTGACCCTCCGGCGCGGCGACCGCTATCTGCTCGTCAACCCGTTCTTCCACACCTTCGGCTACAAGGCCGGCGTCCTCGCCTGCCTCCTGCACGGGGCCACGATCGTCCCGGAGCGGGTCTTCGACGCCGATGCCGTCCTCGCCCGGATGCAGGACGAGCGGATCTCCGTCCTGACCGGCGCGCCCACGGTCTTCACCTCTCTCATCCACCATCCCGAGCGCGCGGCGTACGACCTGAGCGCGATGCGGATGGCGGTCACGGGCGCGGCGAACATCCCCACCGCGCTCATCGAGGAGATCAGGACGTCCCTCGGCGCGCGGAGCGTCAACACCGCGTACGGTCTCACCGAGTCATCGGGCGTGGTCGCGATCTGCCCGCCGCACGAGTCCCCGGAGACCCTGGCCCGCACCTCCGGAACGGCCCTGGAGGGCACGGAGCTGCGCGTCGACGCCCCGCCCGGGGAGCCCGGCGAGATCCTCACCCGCGGTTACCACGTGATGCACGGCTACCTCGACGACCCCGAGGCCACCGCCCGGGCCGTCGACGCGGACGGCTGGCTGCACACCGGGGACGTCGGGGTGCTCGACGAGCGCGGCTTCCTGCGGATCACCGACCGGCTGAAGGACATGTTCGTCGTGGGCGGGTTCAACGTGTACCCGGCGGAGGTGGAGCAGGTGCTGCGCGGCCACCCGGCCGTCCTGGACGCGGCGGTCGTCGGCGCGCCCGACGCACGGCTCGGGGAGGTCGGCGTCGCGTACTGCGTGCCGGCGTCCGGCGCTCCGATCGACGCGGCCGAGCTGACCTCGTACACGCGCGAGCGACTGGCCAACTTCAAGGTCCCGCGCGCCTTCCACGCCCTCCCGGCCCTGCCGCACAACGCGGCGGGCAAGGTCGACAAGAAGGCGCTGAGGCGGTCGGCGGGGACCACCACCCGATGA
- a CDS encoding L-threonylcarbamoyladenylate synthase, producing the protein MTQRFDCSDPSARRAGIDAAVAALGQGRLVVLPTDTVYGVGADAFDPRAVAGLLAAKGRGRHKPSPVLVGSRDALDDLVADLPETAEALIEAFWPGGLTLVLRHRPSLSWDLGETGGTVAVRMPDHPLALDLLAAAGPMAVSSANLTDRPSPEDCDAALGMLGDSVSVYLDGGRTAGPVSSSIVDLTGDVPVLVREGVLSFEQLAKVVPGLITR; encoded by the coding sequence ATGACACAGCGATTCGACTGCTCGGATCCCTCGGCCCGCCGGGCCGGCATCGACGCGGCGGTGGCGGCGCTCGGACAGGGGCGGCTCGTCGTCCTCCCGACGGACACCGTCTACGGTGTCGGCGCCGACGCCTTCGATCCGCGGGCCGTCGCCGGTCTCCTCGCCGCGAAGGGGCGGGGCCGCCACAAGCCCTCCCCCGTGCTCGTCGGCTCGCGGGACGCGCTCGACGACCTGGTCGCGGACCTGCCGGAGACGGCCGAGGCCCTCATCGAGGCGTTCTGGCCGGGCGGTCTGACGCTGGTGCTCCGCCACCGGCCTTCGCTCTCCTGGGACCTGGGCGAGACCGGCGGCACGGTGGCCGTGCGGATGCCCGATCATCCCCTCGCCCTCGACCTGCTCGCCGCGGCCGGTCCGATGGCCGTCTCCAGCGCGAACCTCACCGACCGGCCCTCGCCGGAGGACTGCGACGCGGCCCTCGGGATGCTCGGGGACTCCGTGTCGGTGTACCTCGACGGCGGCCGGACCGCCGGACCGGTGTCGTCGTCGATCGTCGACCTCACCGGCGACGTCCCGGTCCTCGTACGGGAGGGCGTCCTGTCCTTCGAGCAGCTGGCGAAGGTCGTACCCGGTCTGATCACGCGCTGA